One window of the Polycladomyces subterraneus genome contains the following:
- a CDS encoding class I SAM-dependent methyltransferase, producing MGDAENLPFEEASFDLVTCRFAAHHFPDLKKAVGEIARVLKPGGIFLLVDHYAPEETELDVFVNQLNRLRDPSHVRESSLSEWQDLLTQHGLFYREIMKWDLPIQFQSWVERSGTPYEVREKLVQMLKTASLLCQASFRITFAEDGNPRSFCLKAVLLHGVK from the coding sequence GTGGGGGATGCTGAAAATCTCCCCTTCGAGGAAGCCTCATTCGACCTTGTTACCTGTCGTTTTGCAGCTCATCATTTCCCTGATCTGAAAAAAGCGGTGGGGGAAATAGCCAGAGTACTGAAACCGGGCGGAATATTCTTGTTGGTGGATCATTACGCACCTGAGGAAACGGAGTTGGATGTGTTTGTCAATCAGCTGAACCGTTTGCGCGATCCGTCTCATGTTCGCGAAAGTTCCCTGTCCGAGTGGCAAGATCTGTTGACCCAGCACGGTTTGTTCTATCGAGAAATCATGAAATGGGATTTGCCAATACAGTTTCAAAGCTGGGTGGAGCGTTCAGGCACGCCGTATGAAGTGCGGGAGAAGCTGGTCCAGATGCTGAAAACTGCCTCTCTATTGTGTCAAGCGTCATTCCGCATCACATTTGCCGAAGATGGCAATCCCCGTTCGTTTTGCCTGAAGGCCGTTTTGTTGCACGGGGTGAAATGA
- a CDS encoding helix-turn-helix transcriptional regulator — translation MNKDELIQQLSQQMKLVRAEYGYTQEEMAEKLGISKKTLVQIEKGRQKASWTIVVALCALFANSSFLQHALGGDPLEVVQTIAHTHCEWHKPKTWGGKVWWIEKERRGGFILQQNIISRHYRILDEEQRRWYSSFDKEYMEERFDELTQPNHKEK, via the coding sequence GTGAACAAAGATGAGCTGATTCAACAACTCTCGCAACAGATGAAACTAGTACGTGCTGAATACGGTTACACACAGGAGGAGATGGCGGAAAAATTGGGCATCTCCAAAAAGACGCTGGTCCAAATTGAAAAAGGTCGGCAAAAAGCGAGCTGGACGATAGTGGTGGCGCTATGCGCGCTGTTTGCCAACAGCTCGTTTTTGCAACATGCCTTGGGAGGGGATCCATTGGAAGTAGTTCAGACAATTGCCCATACGCATTGCGAATGGCATAAACCCAAAACATGGGGAGGAAAGGTGTGGTGGATCGAAAAAGAGCGTCGGGGAGGCTTCATTCTGCAGCAGAATATCATTTCCCGTCACTATCGTATTTTGGATGAGGAACAAAGACGTTGGTATAGTTCCTTTGATAAGGAGTACATGGAGGAACGATTTGATGAGTTAACCCAACCAAATCATAAGGAGAAATAG
- a CDS encoding sigma-54-dependent Fis family transcriptional regulator, with product MKFSKIKEETISLISSWDRSKSFGVDPLHVENDLLTGGELEDRKDRLHDLFHTSSFVLDNLYKQLKNTPFMVLVSDADGYILKSWGNSPFTNRARKVWLDAGANWHEKVKGTNAIGTAIIEKKPISVVGEQHYCRENHFLCCYAAPLYSPTGELLGVLDVSGDVRHHQAHTMGMVIAAAQACQAHLLLESAKRELTLCIQETDTIFDWYGQPLLSVDRDGVITRINQDASRIFGLPPEKCIGQHLSRWFSRKDIDEILSAKGPSFVEPKLKTDSSGGEEIKKWIVRPVRDQRDRVIRTVLSPKPLERKEHVQKVNVQEVKEQSLTRESDIICNCPKAKEVFRLASVVAPTDATILIQGETGTGKEVIAQSIHRASGRSGPLVVVNCAAIPESLIESELFGYEKGAFTGAKNEGHQGKFEAADGGTLFLDEIGELSLASQAALLRVLEEKRVTRIGSHRSKPVDVRIIAATNRTLSQEVEENRFRADLYYRLCEIELFLPPLRERSDLFDLAEHFLEEMAKELGVPHISLDQIAREKIAGYSWPGNIRELRQVLRQAAYRACLLRRTSTITVQDISLPREKVFQPSVHSKSGLWNQQEVETLKMAIEKTEGNLSQAARLLGISRTTLYRKLSQYPQIRKLRKEVLRN from the coding sequence ATGAAATTTTCTAAAATAAAAGAAGAAACAATATCCTTGATCAGTTCCTGGGACCGCAGCAAGTCATTCGGAGTGGATCCGCTCCATGTCGAAAACGACCTGTTGACAGGCGGGGAATTGGAAGATCGAAAAGATCGTCTCCACGATTTGTTTCACACATCGTCGTTCGTATTGGACAACCTCTATAAGCAACTGAAAAACACCCCATTCATGGTTCTCGTCTCCGACGCTGACGGTTATATTCTCAAATCGTGGGGGAACTCTCCTTTTACCAATCGAGCGAGAAAGGTTTGGTTGGATGCCGGGGCCAATTGGCATGAAAAAGTGAAGGGAACCAATGCCATCGGAACAGCTATCATTGAAAAAAAGCCCATCAGTGTTGTCGGCGAACAGCATTACTGCCGGGAGAACCATTTTTTGTGCTGCTATGCCGCTCCCCTATATTCTCCAACAGGGGAATTACTGGGCGTATTAGATGTGAGTGGAGATGTCCGTCATCATCAGGCCCACACCATGGGGATGGTCATCGCGGCCGCCCAAGCGTGTCAAGCCCACCTTTTGCTGGAGAGCGCTAAGCGGGAATTGACCCTTTGTATTCAGGAAACGGACACAATTTTTGATTGGTACGGCCAACCCCTCCTCTCCGTTGATCGTGACGGAGTGATCACCCGAATCAACCAAGATGCGTCCAGGATCTTTGGCCTGCCTCCAGAGAAGTGCATCGGTCAGCACTTATCCCGCTGGTTTAGCCGGAAGGATATCGATGAGATTCTCTCGGCAAAGGGTCCGTCTTTTGTTGAGCCAAAATTGAAAACGGATTCATCAGGAGGGGAAGAAATCAAAAAGTGGATTGTACGTCCTGTCCGGGATCAACGGGATCGGGTGATACGTACAGTGTTAAGTCCGAAGCCGTTGGAGAGAAAAGAACATGTGCAAAAAGTGAATGTGCAGGAAGTAAAGGAGCAAAGCCTCACACGAGAAAGCGACATCATCTGCAACTGTCCCAAAGCCAAAGAGGTGTTCCGTCTCGCATCGGTGGTGGCACCCACCGATGCTACCATACTCATTCAGGGGGAGACCGGCACGGGCAAGGAAGTAATCGCCCAGTCGATCCACCGGGCAAGCGGCCGTTCCGGTCCTTTGGTGGTCGTCAACTGCGCTGCAATCCCGGAATCCCTCATTGAATCGGAGCTGTTCGGCTATGAAAAAGGAGCTTTCACCGGGGCAAAGAACGAAGGCCACCAAGGGAAGTTTGAGGCGGCGGACGGGGGAACCCTCTTTCTGGATGAGATTGGGGAACTGTCCTTAGCCTCTCAAGCTGCTCTACTGCGTGTGTTAGAGGAGAAACGGGTGACAAGAATCGGTTCCCATCGCTCCAAGCCGGTGGATGTCCGCATCATCGCCGCCACCAACCGGACATTGTCCCAAGAGGTGGAGGAAAACCGGTTTCGGGCGGATTTGTATTACCGCCTTTGTGAAATTGAGCTCTTTTTGCCACCACTCCGGGAGCGCTCAGATCTGTTTGATTTGGCGGAGCATTTTCTGGAGGAGATGGCCAAAGAACTGGGAGTGCCCCACATCTCGCTTGATCAAATCGCCCGCGAGAAAATCGCCGGGTACAGTTGGCCGGGCAACATCCGGGAACTCCGACAGGTTCTCCGTCAAGCGGCGTACCGGGCGTGCCTTTTGCGCCGGACTTCTACGATTACGGTACAAGACATCTCACTGCCGAGGGAGAAGGTATTCCAGCCTTCTGTTCATTCCAAATCAGGACTTTGGAACCAACAGGAAGTAGAAACGCTGAAAATGGCGATTGAAAAGACAGAGGGAAATCTGTCGCAAGCGGCCCGTCTTCTCGGGATCAGCCGCACCACCTTGTACAGAAAGCTGAGTCAGTATCCCCAAATCCGGAAGCTGAGAAAAGAGGTTTTGAGAAATTAA
- the adhP gene encoding alcohol dehydrogenase AdhP — MLAAVVRNFHEPIRIEEVDIPEPGEGQVRVKIETSGLCHTDIHAAKGDWPIKPKLPFIPGHEGIGIVEAVGKGVKGIKEGDRVALPWLGYACGMCEYCNSGWETLCESQLNTGYSIDGTHAEYAIGYAKHIAKVPDGVSPLDAAPLTCAGVTTYKAVKMSGARPSDLVAIFGIGGLGHLALQYAKVAGAAVVAVDLFDEKLKLAKELGADYVVNARTQDPVEEIKKLGGADAAISVAVAPKAFEQAFYSLRRGGRLVFVALPADNHVKLPIFETVLNGIQVIGSIVGTRTDLEETFQLHAARRTKVVSETRHLHQVHEAFEEVEKAQAKARLVFKL, encoded by the coding sequence ATGCTCGCGGCGGTGGTACGGAACTTTCATGAACCCATTCGTATCGAAGAGGTGGATATTCCGGAACCGGGAGAGGGTCAGGTTCGCGTGAAAATTGAAACGTCAGGATTATGCCACACCGATATCCATGCGGCTAAAGGGGACTGGCCGATTAAACCGAAACTGCCTTTTATTCCGGGGCACGAAGGAATCGGGATTGTGGAAGCTGTCGGAAAGGGCGTCAAAGGAATCAAGGAAGGGGACCGTGTGGCCCTCCCCTGGCTGGGTTACGCATGCGGAATGTGTGAATACTGCAACTCCGGCTGGGAAACCCTGTGCGAATCCCAGTTGAACACCGGTTACTCCATTGACGGCACCCACGCCGAATACGCCATCGGTTACGCCAAACATATCGCCAAGGTGCCCGACGGTGTCAGCCCGTTGGATGCGGCTCCACTGACCTGTGCTGGAGTGACCACGTACAAGGCGGTGAAAATGTCCGGCGCCCGTCCTTCCGATCTGGTGGCCATCTTCGGCATCGGTGGGTTGGGTCACCTGGCTTTGCAGTATGCCAAAGTGGCAGGTGCGGCGGTGGTGGCTGTGGACTTGTTCGATGAGAAACTGAAGCTGGCCAAGGAGTTGGGAGCGGACTATGTGGTTAACGCCCGTACCCAAGACCCTGTGGAAGAAATCAAGAAGCTGGGCGGGGCGGATGCGGCTATTAGTGTGGCTGTTGCACCCAAGGCTTTTGAACAGGCTTTTTATTCCCTGCGTCGGGGCGGCCGTCTCGTCTTCGTTGCGCTGCCAGCGGACAACCACGTAAAGCTGCCCATTTTTGAGACCGTCCTCAACGGTATCCAGGTCATCGGCTCCATCGTGGGAACCCGTACCGATCTGGAGGAAACGTTCCAATTGCACGCGGCCAGACGGACAAAAGTTGTTTCTGAAACCCGACATCTTCATCAGGTTCATGAAGCCTTTGAAGAAGTGGAAAAAGCACAAGCGAAGGCTCGACTGGTTTTCAAATTGTAA
- the exaC gene encoding acetaldehyde dehydrogenase ExaC, whose product MSTILAGYKAPNTEGSLVQYKEKYDNFIGGEWVPPVNGEYFESISPVDGKPFTRVARSRKEDIELALDKAHEAKEKWGNTSATERSNILLKIADRMEENLEKLALSETWDNGKPIRETLNADLPLAIDHFRYFAGVIRGEEGSVAELDQNTLSMHIKEPIGVVGQIIPWNFPMLMAAWKLAPALAAGNCVVLKPAEQTPVTIMLFAELIADLLPPGVINIVNGFGPEAGAPLASSPRVGKVAFTGETTTGRLIMQYASENITPVTLELGGKSPNIFTESVMAQDDSFLDKALEGFTMFALNQGEVCTCPSRAMIQESIYDAFMEKALERVAKIKLGDPLNPETMMGAQASRDQFEKILSYIELGKQEGAELLAGGKPFENPHYPEGYYIQPTVFKGHNKMRIFQEEIFGPVVSVTTFKDENELLEIANDTLYGLGAGLWTRDMHQVYQIARKIEAGRVWVNCYHLYPAHAAFGGYKQSGIGRENHKMMLEYYRQTKNLLISYDKNPRGFF is encoded by the coding sequence ATGAGCACGATCCTTGCTGGGTATAAAGCTCCAAACACAGAAGGGAGCCTCGTTCAATACAAGGAGAAATACGACAACTTCATCGGAGGAGAATGGGTTCCCCCCGTGAATGGGGAATACTTTGAATCCATCTCCCCTGTCGACGGAAAACCCTTCACCAGGGTGGCGCGCTCCAGAAAAGAAGACATTGAACTGGCCCTGGATAAAGCCCATGAGGCCAAGGAAAAATGGGGCAACACCTCGGCGACGGAACGGAGCAACATCCTCTTGAAAATCGCAGACCGCATGGAAGAAAACCTGGAAAAGCTGGCCCTCTCCGAAACTTGGGATAACGGCAAGCCCATCCGGGAGACACTGAACGCCGACCTTCCCTTGGCTATCGACCACTTTCGCTATTTCGCCGGGGTCATTCGCGGTGAGGAAGGCAGCGTAGCCGAACTGGATCAAAACACTTTGTCTATGCATATCAAAGAGCCCATCGGCGTGGTCGGGCAGATCATCCCCTGGAACTTCCCCATGCTGATGGCCGCCTGGAAGCTGGCTCCCGCATTGGCTGCCGGTAACTGTGTCGTCTTGAAACCCGCAGAACAGACGCCAGTGACGATTATGCTCTTTGCCGAGCTGATTGCCGATCTCTTGCCGCCCGGTGTGATCAACATCGTTAACGGCTTCGGTCCCGAAGCGGGCGCACCACTGGCTTCCTCTCCCAGAGTGGGCAAAGTGGCCTTCACCGGGGAGACGACCACCGGCCGTTTGATCATGCAGTACGCATCGGAGAACATCACACCTGTCACCTTGGAGTTGGGGGGCAAATCGCCCAACATCTTCACAGAAAGCGTCATGGCTCAAGACGACTCCTTCTTGGATAAGGCTCTTGAAGGGTTTACCATGTTCGCTCTCAACCAAGGGGAGGTTTGCACTTGCCCCTCCAGGGCCATGATTCAGGAATCGATCTACGATGCCTTTATGGAAAAGGCATTAGAACGGGTAGCCAAAATCAAGTTGGGAGACCCCCTCAATCCCGAGACGATGATGGGGGCGCAGGCGTCCCGTGATCAGTTTGAGAAAATCTTGAGCTACATTGAGTTAGGAAAACAAGAGGGTGCCGAGCTTCTGGCCGGTGGCAAGCCCTTTGAAAACCCGCATTATCCCGAAGGGTACTATATCCAACCCACCGTGTTCAAAGGGCACAACAAAATGAGGATCTTCCAGGAGGAGATCTTCGGACCCGTCGTTTCGGTAACCACCTTTAAAGACGAAAACGAGCTCTTGGAGATCGCCAACGATACACTCTACGGCCTCGGAGCCGGCCTGTGGACCCGGGATATGCACCAAGTATACCAAATCGCCCGGAAGATCGAAGCGGGTCGGGTATGGGTCAACTGCTACCACTTGTACCCGGCTCATGCCGCCTTCGGTGGTTATAAACAATCCGGTATCGGCCGAGAAAATCACAAAATGATGCTGGAGTATTACCGGCAAACCAAAAACTTACTGATTTCCTACGACAAAAACCCACGGGGCTTCTTTTAA
- the bluB gene encoding 5,6-dimethylbenzimidazole synthase: MHPSYTQQEKEIIYRVIRERRDIRHFLPDPVPEPVLARMLEAAHYAPSVGFMQPWNFILITSRELRQQVKASFERVNQNEWAKLTDDERQALYSRLKLEGIMEAPINLAMTCDHRRDAPFVLGRAPMPETDVYSTCLAVQNLWLAARAEGVGVGWVSLLEKREVEKLLGLPDGVELVAYLCVGYPVEFRSKPMLEEKGWKFRMDWRQLVFENGWGDPVVSYSLTSP; encoded by the coding sequence ATGCATCCTTCTTATACTCAGCAAGAAAAGGAAATCATCTACCGTGTGATCAGGGAACGACGCGATATCCGCCACTTTTTGCCCGATCCCGTACCTGAACCGGTGCTGGCACGCATGTTGGAAGCGGCGCATTACGCTCCCTCGGTGGGTTTTATGCAACCGTGGAATTTCATTTTGATCACGTCCAGGGAATTGCGTCAGCAGGTGAAGGCTTCATTTGAACGAGTGAATCAAAACGAATGGGCGAAGTTGACCGACGACGAACGGCAAGCATTATATAGCCGGCTGAAGTTGGAAGGCATCATGGAAGCACCGATCAATCTGGCGATGACATGCGATCACCGGCGGGACGCGCCATTTGTGTTGGGACGTGCTCCCATGCCAGAGACGGATGTATACAGCACCTGTCTGGCCGTGCAGAACCTATGGTTGGCCGCTCGTGCCGAAGGGGTCGGAGTAGGTTGGGTGAGCCTGTTGGAGAAACGGGAAGTGGAAAAACTGCTCGGTTTGCCGGATGGAGTGGAGTTGGTCGCCTATCTGTGCGTGGGATATCCTGTCGAATTCCGATCCAAACCGATGTTGGAGGAGAAGGGTTGGAAATTCCGTATGGATTGGCGACAGCTGGTTTTTGAAAACGGTTGGGGTGATCCGGTTGTCTCCTATTCGCTCACTTCGCCGTGA
- a CDS encoding DUF3891 family protein: MIVRRQGEAFVLIRQHDHARISGLMARHWRNRPEPYPSVVYAIEYHDVGWQTLDHTIHWNETADAPYSFENFPLEPKLVTYREGIDRVEKRDRYAACLCSMHYASFFVDSDEPQALAFRERELERQKALMRHFSDEDRSRLKQNLHLLQVCDNLSLFLCFNQTGENTHPWYRDGVKLGPSHYHPVWESSHVLRLEPNPFDRSFVAEIPYQVVGRDRRPLSKGSLRIKIRGEERRGVGT; the protein is encoded by the coding sequence ATGATTGTCCGTCGTCAGGGGGAAGCGTTTGTATTGATCCGACAACATGACCATGCGCGGATTTCCGGCTTGATGGCACGGCATTGGCGGAATCGACCTGAACCGTACCCATCCGTTGTTTATGCAATTGAATACCACGATGTAGGCTGGCAGACGCTGGATCACACGATCCATTGGAACGAAACCGCAGATGCTCCGTATTCGTTCGAAAATTTTCCGCTGGAACCCAAACTGGTTACGTATCGGGAAGGAATCGACCGGGTAGAAAAGAGAGATAGGTATGCTGCTTGTTTGTGCAGTATGCATTACGCTTCCTTTTTTGTCGACAGCGATGAACCGCAGGCCCTGGCTTTCAGGGAACGGGAGCTCGAACGCCAGAAGGCGTTGATGCGTCATTTTTCGGATGAAGACCGGAGCCGACTGAAGCAAAACCTGCACCTGCTGCAAGTGTGTGATAATCTTTCACTGTTTCTCTGTTTTAACCAAACGGGAGAGAATACCCATCCATGGTATCGGGACGGCGTCAAGTTGGGACCTTCCCATTATCATCCTGTTTGGGAGAGTTCCCATGTATTGCGGTTGGAACCCAATCCCTTTGATCGCTCATTCGTCGCGGAAATCCCGTACCAAGTAGTGGGCAGGGACCGGAGACCGCTGAGTAAAGGAAGCCTCCGGATTAAGATCCGCGGGGAAGAGAGAAGAGGAGTGGGGACATGA
- a CDS encoding HAD family hydrolase: MIRALVFDFDGTILDTETPAYLTLKEIYQEYGVELPLDEWCKCIGTRGGEFDPLGYLESCVGRPLDKKAIHQRWRARHQKMVEQQRPLPGVERLLQEAKAKGLKVGLASSSDREVILHRLTMLDLLSHFDCVCTADDVEYVKPDPALYLLAISRLGVRPEEAVAVEDSPNGALAAKRAGLRCLVVPNPMTAGLNLGEYELRLDSLEELTVDSLLDGSAFSVSVKGERR, encoded by the coding sequence ATGATTCGCGCATTGGTGTTTGATTTTGACGGGACCATTTTGGATACGGAAACACCGGCCTATCTCACCTTGAAGGAAATCTATCAGGAGTATGGTGTTGAGCTGCCGCTGGACGAGTGGTGCAAGTGCATCGGAACACGAGGGGGTGAATTTGACCCGCTCGGTTACTTGGAATCGTGTGTTGGCCGCCCGCTGGACAAGAAAGCCATCCATCAAAGATGGCGGGCGCGACATCAGAAGATGGTCGAGCAACAGCGCCCCCTTCCCGGAGTGGAGCGTCTTTTACAGGAGGCAAAAGCAAAAGGATTGAAGGTGGGGCTGGCATCCAGTTCCGACCGGGAAGTGATCCTGCACCGCCTGACGATGTTGGACCTGCTGTCCCATTTTGATTGTGTATGTACAGCCGACGATGTGGAATATGTCAAACCCGATCCCGCTTTGTACCTGCTGGCGATATCCCGACTGGGCGTCAGGCCGGAAGAAGCGGTGGCAGTGGAAGATTCACCTAACGGGGCGTTGGCGGCCAAACGGGCGGGATTGCGTTGTTTGGTGGTACCCAATCCGATGACGGCGGGACTCAATCTTGGGGAGTATGAATTGCGATTGGATTCGTTGGAGGAGCTGACCGTAGACAGTTTGCTGGACGGCAGTGCATTCTCCGTTTCCGTGAAAGGGGAGCGAAGATGA
- a CDS encoding inositol monophosphatase family protein, with amino-acid sequence MTTLLETAKAVAVKAAIEAGRIAKNAFQQDFHVYEKGDHGDVVTEVDIRAERAIVNTIRRHFPDHVIHSEEMGTSDGQSEWIWQIDPLDGTNNFVIGLPLYGVSITLCRHERPVLGVIVDSHQERVYIAERDRGAVCGSQPLRVRKRVDDPKQMTVGWIQGYHVGQEAGAVRLRQMLENRVKRTLRLWAPTLVWAMLARSDLDAVFVYDSEGEDLNAGLLLSREAGAAVVEFSGREWDGMPGQRCVLACHPEHADLFLSWLKEVEEENTDAFGR; translated from the coding sequence ATGACCACCCTGTTGGAGACAGCTAAAGCCGTTGCGGTGAAAGCGGCGATAGAGGCGGGGCGAATTGCCAAAAACGCTTTTCAACAGGATTTTCACGTTTATGAGAAGGGGGATCACGGTGATGTCGTGACAGAAGTGGACATTAGGGCGGAGCGGGCAATCGTGAATACCATTCGGCGACATTTTCCCGATCATGTCATCCATAGTGAAGAGATGGGCACCTCCGATGGCCAATCGGAATGGATATGGCAGATCGATCCGTTGGACGGAACCAATAACTTCGTTATCGGTCTGCCGTTGTACGGCGTGTCGATCACGTTGTGCCGCCACGAACGGCCGGTACTCGGTGTGATTGTGGACAGTCATCAGGAACGGGTGTACATCGCCGAGCGTGATCGTGGTGCCGTATGCGGTTCCCAACCGTTACGGGTGCGAAAGCGTGTGGACGATCCGAAGCAGATGACGGTGGGTTGGATCCAAGGCTACCATGTCGGACAGGAGGCAGGCGCGGTTCGATTGCGGCAAATGCTGGAGAACAGGGTGAAACGCACCCTGCGTCTGTGGGCTCCCACGTTGGTATGGGCGATGCTGGCACGAAGCGACCTGGATGCTGTTTTCGTTTATGACTCGGAAGGGGAAGATTTGAACGCAGGACTGCTGTTGTCCCGGGAAGCGGGAGCCGCCGTGGTGGAGTTTTCTGGAAGGGAGTGGGATGGGATGCCGGGACAACGCTGTGTTTTGGCCTGTCACCCCGAACACGCGGACCTCTTCTTATCTTGGCTGAAAGAAGTCGAGGAGGAAAATACCGATGCGTTTGGCCGTTGA
- a CDS encoding GNAT family N-acetyltransferase, producing MRLAVDGTGVELRWLDKSDAEALFQLVVANREHLLPWLAFAKTTRQVEDTMRFLEEVQERHEQGLGMHFGIWMGEELIGTLGAIPDRYGYGSYEIGYWIAKAYEGKGIVTRCVIRLLDHLFEEKQVHRAEIRCHADNARSRAIPDRLGFRLEGCLKQASRTSDREYGDQLIFGLLRTEWAAARAHATASAGSELSG from the coding sequence ATGCGTTTGGCCGTTGACGGAACCGGGGTGGAACTGCGATGGTTGGATAAAAGCGACGCCGAGGCACTTTTTCAGTTGGTGGTTGCCAACCGGGAGCATCTCTTGCCGTGGTTGGCGTTTGCCAAAACCACCCGCCAGGTGGAGGATACAATGCGTTTTTTGGAAGAAGTTCAAGAGCGGCATGAACAAGGTCTAGGTATGCATTTCGGCATCTGGATGGGGGAGGAATTGATCGGCACGCTCGGCGCAATCCCCGACCGTTACGGTTACGGCAGTTACGAGATCGGTTACTGGATCGCGAAAGCGTATGAAGGAAAGGGGATCGTGACACGCTGTGTCATCCGGTTGTTGGATCATCTCTTCGAGGAGAAGCAGGTCCATCGGGCCGAGATTCGTTGTCACGCGGACAATGCTCGTAGTCGCGCCATTCCTGATCGCTTGGGATTCCGGTTGGAAGGATGTTTGAAACAGGCTTCCCGCACATCCGACAGGGAATACGGCGATCAGCTCATATTCGGTTTGCTGCGGACGGAATGGGCGGCCGCCCGGGCTCACGCTACGGCGTCGGCCGGATCGGAATTGTCTGGGTGA
- a CDS encoding GNAT family N-acetyltransferase has translation MITLQPFTKEDYAQLMEWVDNPAFLLQWGGPRFTFPLDERQLDDYLSWESPGRQVWKAVDPTSGRTVGHIELGNIDPRNRIGTIARVMISPDARGKGWGEQMVREAVRYGFETLHLHRIELRVFDFNNAAIRCYEKVGFQKEGLLRECRRFGDEYWSLWVMSLLRPEWLKQKQEEGE, from the coding sequence ATGATCACACTCCAACCCTTTACCAAAGAAGATTATGCCCAATTAATGGAGTGGGTTGATAACCCTGCGTTTCTCCTGCAATGGGGCGGGCCACGTTTCACTTTCCCGCTGGATGAGCGGCAACTGGACGATTACCTGTCGTGGGAAAGTCCGGGCCGGCAAGTGTGGAAAGCGGTGGATCCAACGAGTGGCCGAACGGTGGGACATATCGAATTGGGCAACATCGACCCTCGAAATCGAATCGGTACGATCGCCCGTGTCATGATTAGCCCTGACGCCCGTGGCAAAGGCTGGGGCGAACAGATGGTGCGGGAAGCGGTTCGATACGGCTTTGAAACGCTGCACCTGCACCGGATTGAACTGCGCGTTTTTGATTTCAACAATGCAGCCATCCGATGTTACGAGAAAGTAGGATTTCAAAAAGAGGGATTGTTACGCGAATGCAGGCGGTTCGGGGATGAATACTGGAGTTTGTGGGTCATGAGCCTGTTGCGGCCGGAGTGGTTGAAGCAAAAACAAGAGGAAGGAGAATGA
- a CDS encoding DUF6454 family protein produces the protein MRKIVFIVTVIFLIGTVFTAVTMAQPDHAETKDALLPDKFQQLSRSTKWQQIEKIDLPFNVYHPQGMTRIGDLYYMSSVEIIEKPVKYDQPRDGYDRTPGKGVGHLFAFDKQGKLVKDIQLGEGIIYHPGGIAYDGKYIWVPVAEYRPNSHSIIYKVDPKTMKAEEVFRVNDHIGGLVHDVRNGKLIGVSWGSRKFYLWNEQGKQLRVENNPSHFVDYQDCEGVGQGKIVCSGISELPNPATNNSNPYELGGLALLDTNTLDILHEVPVTEFSPQGHVITRNPVYLENTDQGLRLYAVPDDDHASLLVYEAN, from the coding sequence ATGCGAAAAATCGTATTCATTGTCACTGTCATATTTTTGATCGGCACCGTATTCACGGCTGTCACCATGGCTCAACCGGATCATGCTGAAACGAAAGATGCCCTATTGCCGGACAAATTCCAACAACTTTCCCGCAGCACCAAGTGGCAGCAAATAGAAAAGATCGATCTCCCATTCAATGTCTATCACCCACAAGGAATGACGCGAATTGGGGACCTGTATTACATGTCCTCGGTGGAAATCATCGAAAAACCGGTGAAATATGACCAACCCCGGGACGGATATGATCGCACGCCCGGAAAAGGGGTTGGACACCTGTTTGCCTTTGACAAACAAGGGAAACTCGTAAAAGACATCCAGCTGGGTGAGGGAATCATATATCACCCTGGCGGCATCGCATATGACGGCAAATACATTTGGGTGCCTGTGGCCGAATACCGTCCCAATAGCCATTCTATTATCTACAAAGTAGATCCCAAGACGATGAAGGCAGAGGAAGTGTTCCGGGTTAATGACCATATCGGCGGGCTGGTCCACGACGTTCGAAACGGAAAACTGATCGGTGTCAGTTGGGGTTCTCGGAAGTTCTATCTGTGGAATGAACAAGGGAAACAACTGCGTGTAGAAAACAATCCCAGCCACTTCGTCGATTACCAGGATTGTGAGGGTGTGGGCCAAGGAAAAATTGTCTGTAGCGGTATTTCGGAGCTGCCCAACCCTGCAACAAACAATTCCAACCCCTATGAGTTGGGCGGATTGGCCTTGCTTGACACGAACACGCTGGATATCCTCCACGAAGTACCGGTAACCGAATTTTCGCCGCAAGGACATGTTATTACTCGTAACCCGGTGTATCTGGAGAATACTGACCAAGGGTTGCGGCTTTATGCTGTACCGGATGACGATCACGCATCCTTGCTGGTGTATGAAGCGAACTAA